In the genome of Myxococcota bacterium, the window CGCCGGCACCCACGCGCAGCCCGACTCGGTGACGATGTAGCTCAGCTTGGGGAAGCGCTCGAACACGCCGCCGAGCAGCATGTGCGTGTAGCTCCGCGTCGAGAACCAGCCGGTCTCCACCAGCCGGATCGGCAGCGAGACCTTGTACGGCCCGTAGTCCGGCGAGCCGGTGCCGCCGTGGTGGTTGAGCACGACGCCCAGGTCCTGGCAGACCGCCCAGAAGCGGTCGTAGTCGGGCGCGTAGAGCGGCTTGATGTGGGTGCAGTCGGGTGGCACGTGCGGGAGCAAAACACCTCCGCGTAGCCCGTGCTTGGTGATCCACTGCACGTCCTCGATGGCGGCGTCGATGTCGTTCAAGTAGGTCAGGCCGATGCCGGCGCGCGACTCCGGGTGCTCGGCGCAGAAGTCCGCGAGCCAGCGGTTGTGCGCGCGGATGCCCTCGCGCCAGAGCGGGTAGTCGGCCACCGACGGGTTGCCGCAGATCAGGACGCTGGTCCGGAAGAAGGGTGGCACGGTGTTCGGGAAGATGATCTCGCCGACCACGCCCTCTTCGTGCATGTCCTTCATGCGCTCGGCGTCGTCCCAGTTCTTGTGCTTCTTCGAGCCGATGTGCTCGCGCTGCGGGTTCTTGTAGCCGCCGCGCCACTCGTCGAAGAGCTGCTTGTGCGCGTCGTCCAGGTACTCGCGGTAGGCCTGGATGCTGGCGCCGGCGTGGGTGTCGGACGAGATGACGACGTAGGGGCGGGAGTCGGAAGCGGTGCTCATGTCGCCCATGCTACTCCGACGCCAGAGCGTACGCGACGGCCCGGTCCAGCGTCTGTGCGCGGCCCCAGGCGAACTCCGTGTCGAACGCCGGCTCGCCGAGGGCATCCCGTGCCGCTGATCGCAGCCCGCTCGGGTCGATGCCGCTCCCGGGGCCACCCAGAAGATCGATCAACCGCTCATATGCGCCGAGAAGGCGAGCCGCACGCGAACTCTCGCCCCGTGCGGCGGCGATCTCCGCCAAACCGAGGAGGCTGTTGGCGATG includes:
- a CDS encoding amidohydrolase family protein codes for the protein MSTASDSRPYVVISSDTHAGASIQAYREYLDDAHKQLFDEWRGGYKNPQREHIGSKKHKNWDDAERMKDMHEEGVVGEIIFPNTVPPFFRTSVLICGNPSVADYPLWREGIRAHNRWLADFCAEHPESRAGIGLTYLNDIDAAIEDVQWITKHGLRGGVLLPHVPPDCTHIKPLYAPDYDRFWAVCQDLGVVLNHHGGTGSPDYGPYKVSLPIRLVETGWFSTRSYTHMLLGGVFERFPKLSYIVTESGCAWVPA